TGGCTTACAATAGAGCCTTTGCGCACGGCATCCCCGGCCTCGCACGGGCCCGCCATGCGCGCGACCTGCGCCGCAGCGTTCAAGCGCCGCGCGCCACGACCGAACGAGTACCGCATGAGCATCATCGACATCTCCGAAGTGAAACCCGGTTCGCACGTGACGCTTCACTACCGGCTTTCGCTCGCCGATGGCGCCGAAGTCGTCAGCACTTTCAACGAGAAACCCGCCACGCTGCTGCTGGGCGCCGGCCAGTTGGCGCCGCCGCTGGAAAACATTCTGCTGGGATTGAAGGTGGGTCACCACTCGACCTTTCAGCTAGAACCGGGTGAGGCATTCGGCCCGCGCAATCCAGAGCTGATCCAGCGCGTGTCGCTGGCCACGCTGCGCGAAAACAGCATGATCGGTGAGGATTTTTCTCCCGGCGATCTCGTCGAATTCAATGCGCCGGGCGGCGGACGCTACGCCGGCGTGCTGAAAGAGGTCGGCGAAACCTCGGCTCTCTTCGATTTCAACCATCCGCTCGCCGGCCAGGCGCTGACGTTCGAAGTAAAAATCATCGGGATCCTGTAAACATGAGCATCACGGACACGACTCTCGCCGAAGCTGAAATCCTGCTTGCGCAACCGCGCGGATTTTGCGCCGGCGTCGATCGGGCGATCGAGATCGTCGAGCGCGCCATCAAGCTGTACGGTTCGCCGATCTACGTGCGTCACGAAATCGTTCATAACGCGTATGTCGTCGAAGATCTGCGCAAGAAGGGCGCGATCTTCATCGAACAACTCGAAGAAGTGCCGGCGGGCAGCACAGTGATCTTCAGTGCGCACGGCGTGTCCAAGGCCGTTCGCGCGGAAGCCGACGAGCGCGGCCTGCGCGTGTACGACGCAACGTGCCCGCTGGTGACGAAGGTGCACATCGAAGTCGCGAAGATGCGCGCGGAAGGCTTCGACATCGTGATGATCGGCCACAAGGGCCACCCCGAAGTGGAAGGCACGATGGGGCAGACGGGCGAAGGCATGTATCTCGTCGAAGATATCGACGACGTGCAGGCGCTGGAGTTGGCCGACCCCGACCGCATCGCTTACGTGACGCAGACGACGCTGTCCGTCGACGACGCCGCGCAGATCATCGCCGCGCTGAAGGCGAAGTTCCCGAACATCAAGGAACCGAAGAAGCAGGACATCTGCTACGCGACGCAAAACCGCCAGGACGCCGTCAAGTTCATGGCGCCGCAGTGCGATGTAGTGATCGTCGTCGGCAGCCCGAACAGCTCGAACTCCAACCGCCTGCGCGAACTGGCTGAAAAGCTCGGCGTTCCGTCCTATATGGTGGACTCGCCGGATCAGATCGATCCCGCATGGGTCGCGGACAAGCGCCGGATCGGCGTGACGGCGGGCGCGTCGGCGCCCGAGGCGCTGGCTCAGGCTGTCATTGGCCGTCTGCGCGAACTGGGCGTGCGCAACGTGCGTGCGCTCGAAGGTATCGAGGAAAACATCGCGTTTCCGTTGCCGCGCGGGCTCGGTTTGCCGGCCTGACGACCTGTCCCCATCGAAAAAGCGCGCCGCGGGCGCGCTTTTTTATTGCCCCGAGACCTCCGAAATCGCTGGAAAAACGGTGCCATATCACATAAAAACTAGAAAGTGACGGTGTCGAGGCGAACATTCTTTTTGTTTTTCGAGGCGTAATTTGGGTTCAAGCAGCCGATCGCGCCCTGTTTTTCGTCTGATGATCGCAACAAAGGCCGTTCGAACGCACAAAATCGGTGCATCTGCGCCGCGACGCAATATTGGGACGGGTCGATGGGTTGAAGTCCGCAGCATCGGGCTGACGCGGGAATCACTGCAACAACTGGTGTGGCAATGCATCGTTGCTGGTGCAACTGATGCACAAAAAACTGGCGCAACCAGGTTGCAACGATAACGCGCTAGATGTCTCGAAATGCGGTTGCAATGCAGGAAAACCCTGCGCATTCAGCAATATTGCCCGTCGCAGAATTGGAGTTACAATGCGCGCGTTCTCAAGGCTTTAGCGCCTTGGAACGCCAGATTTTGCAAGGCGCAGGAGACCTATTTAATGCGAGTCAAGTTTGCTTGTGCCGTGACCATCGCGGCCGCGGTTGCGATGACCGCGTGCAGCAAAAAGAACGATGGCGAAGCGGACAAGAGCGCGTCGGCTGCAACGGCAGCCTCGGCAGCGCCCGCAAGCGAAGTGACCGTCGTGAAGATCGGTCATGCGGCCCCTTTGACGGGCGGCATTGCACATCTGGGTAAGGACAATGAAAACGGGGCGCGTCTCGCTATTGAAGAGATCAACGCGCAGGGGTTGACCATCGACGGCCGCAAAATCCAGCTGCAACTGGACGCGCAGGACGATGCGGGCGATCCGAAGACGGGCACGCAGGTCGCGCAGAAACTGGTGGACGATCACGTGGTGGCGGTCGTCGGGCATCTGAATTCGGGTGTATCGATTCCGGCCTCGAAGATATATAGCGACGCGGGCATTGTGCAGATCTCGCCGTCGTCGACGAATCCGGCCTACACGCAGCAGGGCTTCAAGACGACCTACCGGGTCGTTGCGACCGATGCGCAGCAGGGCCCGGCACTGGCGAACTACGCGACGAAAGCACTCGGCGCGAAACGGATCGCCGTCGTCGATGACGCGACTGCCTACGGCAAAGGTCTTGCCGACGAGTTCGCGAAGACGGCGGAAGCGGGCGGCGCGAAAATTGTTGCGCGCGAGGCGACCAATGATCGGGCCACGGATTTCCGGGCCATCCTCACAAAGATCAAAAGTGCCCAGCCGGACGCCATCATGTTCGGCGGCATGGATGCAACGGGCGGGCCGTTTACGAAACAGGCAGCGGCGCTCGGAATCAGGGCAAAAATCCTTGGCGGCGACGGCGTGTGCACCGACAAGGTAGGGGAGCTGGCGGGCAGTGCCGTCCAGAACCTCGTATGTTCGGAAGCAGGCCTTGCGCTTTCGAAGATGGAAAGGGGAGCGGACTTCGAAAAGAAGTACGACGCACGCTTCCACACGCCGGTGCAGATTTACGCGCCGTTCACGTATGACGCTGTGTACGTGATCGTCGATGCAATGAAGCGCGCCAATTCGATCGAGCCGCCCAAGGTGCTCGCTGCGATGCCTTCGACCGATTACACAGGTGTGATCGGCCACATCGCATTCGACGACAAGGGCGACCTGAAAGAAGGTGCGATTACGCTTTACGACTTCAAGGACGGCAAGAAAGCGGTCCTCGACGTCGTGAAGATGTAATGACGGGACGTACAGCCTGACGGCACCGGACCATCCGACGGTGCCGTTTTTGCATCCGCGTCGAGCGTGCGGGCCGCTGCAACCCAGCGGCCACGAACGGTCGATGAAGATAACCCTTACCGGTCTTTTATATCAGTACCCGCAGTGCCGTTGCGATTTGCGTCACTCATCAGCGCCAACCGGCAGATGAAGCGCGCGAATCCAGTCGCACGGGCCAAGGAGCATTAAATGGATATTTTCATCCAGCAGGTCATCAACGGACTGGTGCTTGGTAGTGTCTACGCCATCATCGCACTGGGCTACACGATGGTGTACGGCATTCTCGGCATCATCAACTTCGCGCACGGCGACATTCTGATGGTGGGCGCGATGGTCGCGCTCTCGTCCATCGGTGTGTTGCAGAACCACTTCCCCGGTCTCGGCAATGTGCCGACGCTGTGTATCGCGCTGGTGATCGCCGCCATCGTATGTGCGCTCGTGGGCTACACGATCGAGCGCGTCGCCTACCGGCCGTTGCGCAAGGCACCCCGTCTCGCCCCGCTGATCACCGCGATCGGCGTGTCGATCCTGCTGCAGACGCTCGCGATGATGATCTGGTCGCGCAACCCGCTGCCGTTCCCGCAGCTGCTGCCCACCGATCCCCTCAACGTGATCAAGGCCACGGACACCACGCCGGGCGCCGTGATCTCGATGACTGAAATCGTGATCATCGTCGTCGCGTTCCTCGTGATGGCGGGCCTGCTGCTCCTCGTGCACAAGACCAAGCTCGGCCGCGCGATGCGCGCGATCGCCGAGAACCCGGGCGTTGCGTCGCTGATGGGCGTGAATCCGAACTTCGTGATCTCGGCGACCTTCATGATCGGCTCGGCGCTGGCGGCGCTGGCGGGCGTGATGATCGCGTCGGAATACGGCAACGCGCACTTCTACATGGGCTTCATTCCCGGCCTGAAGGCGTTCACGGCGGCTGTGCTCGGCGGTATCGGCAATCTCGGCGGCGCGATGGTCGGCGGCGTGATTCTCGGTCTGATCGAACAGCTGGGCGCCGGCTACATCGGCAACCTGACGGGTGGCGTGTTCGGCAGTAACTACCAGGACGTGTTCGCATTCATCGTGCTGATCATCGTGCTGGTGTTCCGTCCGTCGGGGCTGCTCGGCGAACGTGTCGCGGATCGTGCGTAAGGGAAAGGAGCAAACATAATGACCTCAATTCAACCGATCGAGCCGTCGACGACGCTCGTCCCCGAACGCAACATGACGAAGACGCTGACGGTGGGCCTCATCACCGCTGTGTTCGTCATCGTCGCGCCGATGATCATCGGCGCGGCCGGCGGCAACTACTGGGTCCGCGTGCTCGACTTCGCGATGCTGTACGTGATGCTGGCGCTGGGTCTGAACGTGGTGGTCGGCTTCGCCGGCCTGCTGGATTTGGGCTACATCGCGTTCTACGCGGTGGGCGCTTACACGGCGGCGTTGCTGTCGTCGCCGCACCTCTCGTCGCAATTCGAATGGATCGCGCATTTCGCACCGAACGGACTGCACGTGCCGTTCCTGATCATCATTCCGTGCGCGATGGCGATCGCGGCGATCTGCGGCGTGATTCTCGGTGCGCCGACGCTGCGTCTGCGCGGCGACTACCTCGCGATCGTGACGTTGGGCTTCGGGGAAATCGTTCGTATTTTCCTGAACAACCTCGACCGTCCGGTGAACATCACGAACGGCCCGAAGGGCATCACGGGTATCGATCCGATCCACGTCGGCGACTTCAGCCTCGCGCAGTCGCACTCGCTGTTCGGTTTCCAGTTCCCGTCGGTGTACTCGTACTACTACGTGTTCGTGCTGTGCGCGCTGTTCGTGATCTGGGTCTGTACGCGTCTGCAGCACTCGCGTATCGGCCGCGCATGGGCCGCGATCCGCGAAGACGAAATCGCCGCGAAGGCAATGGGCATCAACACGCGTGACGTGAAGCTGCTGGCGTTCGCGATGGGCGCGTCGTTCGGCGGCCTGTCGGGCGCGATGTTCGGCGCGTTCCAGGGCTTCGTGTCGCCGGAATCGTTCACGCTGCCGGAATCGATCGTCGTGCTGGCCTGCGTGGTGCTGGGCGGCATGGGCCACATCCCCGGCGTGATTCTCGGCGCGGTGCTGCTCGCCGTGCTGCCGGAATTCCTGCGCTCGACGATGGGTCCGCTGCAGCACATGATCTTCGGTCATGAAATCGTCGATACGGAAGTGATCCGCCAGCTCGTGTACGCACTCGCGATGGTGCTGATCATGCTGTACCGCTCGGAAGGCCTGTGGCCGTCGCCGAAGCACGAAGACAAGATCGCGAAGATCGCGAAGCGCAACGGCAAGAAGCCGGTGCGTGCCTAACGGACAGGAGTAAAAGAAATGAGCGACAAACAAATCCGTCTGTCCGTGAAGGGCGTGAACAAGCGCTTCGGCGGTTTGCAGGCGCTGTCGGATGTCGGCCTGCAGATCGAGGAAGGCACGATCTACGGTCTGATCGGCCCGAACGGCGCCGGCAAGACGACGTTCTTCAACGTGATTACCGGTCTCTACACGCCGGACTCGGGCGAATTCAAGCTCGACGGCACGCCGTACACGCCGACGGCCGTCTATCAGGTGGCGAAGGCGGGCATCGCGCGTACGTTCCAGAACATCCGTCTGTTCGGCGGCATGACGGCGCTGGAAAACGTGATGGTCGGCCGTCACGTGCGCACGAAGCACGGCCTGCTGGGCGCCGTGTTCCAGACGCCGGCTGAGCGTCAGGAAGAGCGCGAGATCAAGGAACGCGCGCTCGAACTGCTCGAATACGTCGGCGTGCTGCAATACGCGGACTACACGTCGCGCAACCTGTCGTATGGTCACCAGCGCCGTCTGGAAATCGCACGCGCATTGGCGACCGATCCGAAGCTGCTCGCGCTCGACGAACCGGCTGCCGGCATGAACGCGACGGAGAAGGTCGAACTGACGAAGCTGCTCGACAAGATCCGCGCGGACGGCAAGACGATCCTGCTGATCG
This genomic interval from Paraburkholderia sabiae contains the following:
- a CDS encoding ABC transporter ATP-binding protein → MSDKQIRLSVKGVNKRFGGLQALSDVGLQIEEGTIYGLIGPNGAGKTTFFNVITGLYTPDSGEFKLDGTPYTPTAVYQVAKAGIARTFQNIRLFGGMTALENVMVGRHVRTKHGLLGAVFQTPAERQEEREIKERALELLEYVGVLQYADYTSRNLSYGHQRRLEIARALATDPKLLALDEPAAGMNATEKVELTKLLDKIRADGKTILLIEHDVKLVMGLCNRMTVLDYGKVIAEGLPHDVQKDPKVIEAYLGAGVH
- the ispH gene encoding 4-hydroxy-3-methylbut-2-enyl diphosphate reductase, producing the protein MSITDTTLAEAEILLAQPRGFCAGVDRAIEIVERAIKLYGSPIYVRHEIVHNAYVVEDLRKKGAIFIEQLEEVPAGSTVIFSAHGVSKAVRAEADERGLRVYDATCPLVTKVHIEVAKMRAEGFDIVMIGHKGHPEVEGTMGQTGEGMYLVEDIDDVQALELADPDRIAYVTQTTLSVDDAAQIIAALKAKFPNIKEPKKQDICYATQNRQDAVKFMAPQCDVVIVVGSPNSSNSNRLRELAEKLGVPSYMVDSPDQIDPAWVADKRRIGVTAGASAPEALAQAVIGRLRELGVRNVRALEGIEENIAFPLPRGLGLPA
- a CDS encoding branched-chain amino acid ABC transporter permease: MTSIQPIEPSTTLVPERNMTKTLTVGLITAVFVIVAPMIIGAAGGNYWVRVLDFAMLYVMLALGLNVVVGFAGLLDLGYIAFYAVGAYTAALLSSPHLSSQFEWIAHFAPNGLHVPFLIIIPCAMAIAAICGVILGAPTLRLRGDYLAIVTLGFGEIVRIFLNNLDRPVNITNGPKGITGIDPIHVGDFSLAQSHSLFGFQFPSVYSYYYVFVLCALFVIWVCTRLQHSRIGRAWAAIREDEIAAKAMGINTRDVKLLAFAMGASFGGLSGAMFGAFQGFVSPESFTLPESIVVLACVVLGGMGHIPGVILGAVLLAVLPEFLRSTMGPLQHMIFGHEIVDTEVIRQLVYALAMVLIMLYRSEGLWPSPKHEDKIAKIAKRNGKKPVRA
- a CDS encoding branched-chain amino acid ABC transporter permease — encoded protein: MDIFIQQVINGLVLGSVYAIIALGYTMVYGILGIINFAHGDILMVGAMVALSSIGVLQNHFPGLGNVPTLCIALVIAAIVCALVGYTIERVAYRPLRKAPRLAPLITAIGVSILLQTLAMMIWSRNPLPFPQLLPTDPLNVIKATDTTPGAVISMTEIVIIVVAFLVMAGLLLLVHKTKLGRAMRAIAENPGVASLMGVNPNFVISATFMIGSALAALAGVMIASEYGNAHFYMGFIPGLKAFTAAVLGGIGNLGGAMVGGVILGLIEQLGAGYIGNLTGGVFGSNYQDVFAFIVLIIVLVFRPSGLLGERVADRA
- a CDS encoding FKBP-type peptidyl-prolyl cis-trans isomerase; its protein translation is MSIIDISEVKPGSHVTLHYRLSLADGAEVVSTFNEKPATLLLGAGQLAPPLENILLGLKVGHHSTFQLEPGEAFGPRNPELIQRVSLATLRENSMIGEDFSPGDLVEFNAPGGGRYAGVLKEVGETSALFDFNHPLAGQALTFEVKIIGIL
- a CDS encoding branched-chain amino acid ABC transporter substrate-binding protein — encoded protein: MRVKFACAVTIAAAVAMTACSKKNDGEADKSASAATAASAAPASEVTVVKIGHAAPLTGGIAHLGKDNENGARLAIEEINAQGLTIDGRKIQLQLDAQDDAGDPKTGTQVAQKLVDDHVVAVVGHLNSGVSIPASKIYSDAGIVQISPSSTNPAYTQQGFKTTYRVVATDAQQGPALANYATKALGAKRIAVVDDATAYGKGLADEFAKTAEAGGAKIVAREATNDRATDFRAILTKIKSAQPDAIMFGGMDATGGPFTKQAAALGIRAKILGGDGVCTDKVGELAGSAVQNLVCSEAGLALSKMERGADFEKKYDARFHTPVQIYAPFTYDAVYVIVDAMKRANSIEPPKVLAAMPSTDYTGVIGHIAFDDKGDLKEGAITLYDFKDGKKAVLDVVKM